One Nitrospira sp. genomic window, ATCCAATCTGTTCAACTCACTGACTGGGTACTCCCGCAAAAACATGTATTCCAAGTTGCTCGTTGCACCGACAACACTCAGGCAGCAACTACTCGATCGGATCGAGCGAGAGACCTGCCGCCACCGGCAGTATAGTGATGGGTATATCGCCTTCAAGATGAATGCATTGGTCGATGCGCAGTGTATCCAGGCTCTGTACCTTGCATCGCAAGCCGGAGTCAAAATTGACCTTCAGGTGCGGGGTATTTGTTGCCTAAAGCCGGGTCTTCAAGGGATCAGTGAGACCATCACCGTCACGTCAGTAGTTGGGCGTTTTCTGGAACACGCGCGGATCTACTATTTTCGCAACGGCGGGCACGACGATATGTTGATGGGGAGCGCCGATCTGATGCCTCGAAATCTGGACCACAGAGTGGAAGTGCTGTTTCCTGTAGAAGATCCTCAGTGGCGCGAGGTCATCATCAATGACATCCTCGGTGTTGGGCTACGAGACAATGTGCAGGCAAGGCGGTTGCTTCCCGACGGGACGTATGAGCGTAAGCAGCCGGCAAACGGTGAAGCTGCATTTAATTCTCAGCAATGGATTTTGGAGCACTGGAAACCTAGATTATAAAGAGCCGTATGGAAGGCAATGATGACGGTCCTCGTCATCCATGAGGAGCGGCGCATAACATCAAGTCTTCACGAGCATCTGCCTCACGCGACATCGCCTAATTGCCAGGCAGCCTATGGAACCATCGACATCATCTACCACGAGTGACGTATGCGAGGAGACTGCGCTCGACCGCAGCCTTGTTGTTAGGCATTTCCGACAGATAGTACTCTGGCCACTCCAGCTAATGCCGATACGCGACGATCTGCCGATCCAGAAACACTGCGACTTTATTCAGACGCAGGGGTTCAATAATCTCTGGCGAGAGGTGGAAGATGAGTTTACCGGCGACCCATCTCAGTTTCAGGAACGGCACTACGGCGAATTCATCACCTTCCTCCCCTCCATCCAGCGATTTCTCTACGGTGAGGGTACAGGGCGGGGACCTGGCATTAATCAGGAATCACCGATTCGTGTGTTCCGTCGCACCGATATCGCGCGGGTGCGGATGACCTACCTCGATCCAAAGTCTGTGCCGGTCATATTCGAGGTCGCACATATTGATTTGTACTTTTTCTATGACATTGACATCGTCATCTTGGCCATGGAGATCTTTGCCGATGACCTCTCTTTGGCTTGTGTCGAGGACACCATGCTTCGTTTTGCCAGAGGATATCCCACGTATTGGGAATCTGAGGGACAGGGTGGCCATTGCCTGAAAAAGGCCGAATGGCTGGCCAGGGATGGCACGGTGCTGGCATCCTCGGACTACGAACACAAGGAGAAGTACTTGTCATTTGTGTGTCAGTACCGGGCGCCGTGCATCGCCTCGCACTGGGAGTTTCTGCTCGAACCGTTGGTGCTCCACCATTCTGGTAAGACGGGCCTCATCCGCTATCGGCAGATCGAATCTCACCTCTTGCCGCTGATGGCCTATTTGACGATTGATAATCCGGCAGCGCTGACCCGGGGGAACTTCATACGGCTGGGGCTAGCCGCCGCGCCTGATCCATCGGACTCTCTGCCCTATTCCGAACGGCACTTATGCGACTTTGAAGACCGGTACTTCTATGATCGCTACTGGAGCGAACAAGACCCCAAGCGCCCGGGAACCCGCTTCATCTGCAGCGGACGCGTGTTGACGCAAGTGAGTGACTGTAGCGACCGGTTTTTAGCCATCCGAAAAACTGGTCTTGAGCAGTTCCGGCACGAGTATTTTGTCCTCTTTTTGATCGCCCATTTTCATAAGGCCGCCATGCTCATGCTGTCCGACCGTCTGGTTGATGCCCTCAACCGGCTGGAACCAGGAAATCTAGAATCGGTCAGGAATTTCCGGCACATGATTCAGCAGATCCTCGGCATGTTCCTGCGTTTTACTCATCGGTACTGGTTCCAGGACGTCTCGGAACATACCCAGGTGAAGGAATTGTTTCGGATGACGAATAGGCATCTCGGAACAGCCCAGCTCTACACCGAGGTTCGAGAAGCGATTGAAGATATGAGTCAGTATCTGGATAGTGAGGTGCTGCGCCGACAGGGAGAAACGATGGTGCGTCTGACCGTCGTGACTACGGTTGGGTTGATCGGCATGGCAACGACGGGCTTTCTGGGCATGAATTTAATCGCCGAGGCTGATAGCCCATTCATAAGAAAGCTCTTCATATTTCTGTGCGTCCTGATCCCAACGACAGCTGTGACCGTGTACACGGTGCTGAAATCCCGGCGTCTGTCAGAATTCCTGGAGAAGGTCTCCGATGAGCGCGCCTTGGTGAGAGTCAAGTTCGCAGCATTCCTTAACGTATGGAGAACCAAGCATGACCGGTTACATTGAAACGGTGACGTGCAAGGTAGATGAGATATCAAGAATGAGGGATGGATGTAATCTCTGTGCATCTAGTGGGCACGGAGGCTAAGGCAGCGAGGCTTCCCCGCATATCTTTTCAGTGCTGGCCAGCCGAGAACAACGATACTGCATACTGATCCCCTAACAGCGATCTGCCGTTCCGCGACGATCAGGGTGATGGACTGTCCATCACCATTTTAACATTCCAGCTCTTAGTCACTGAGAGCTAGCAGGTTAGCAGACACAAACGCCACATCTCTGGACCTCCGCAACAATCTTTAACGGGGCCTTTACCAGTTGTTGATCGATTTGTAATGGTCCGATGCGACAGTCATCACCAGTAAAGGGCCGTTGCAGGTGAGATGTCAACGATACATTCATCCACGCTCAGGCAGGAGGGAATTCTATGTCGATCATCGATGATGAGGGTGTAAGCAATACGTCTGGTAATGAACATTTCCAAGACATTGTGGACACGCGCCTATCGCGACGCAACTTCTTGACAGGTGGTCTCGCGACGGCCGCAGCGGTCTCGCTGAGTGGTGTCGAAGCGCTGCTGAACGCTGTCCCTGCCGCAGCTCAGGAGATCGAAGAGGCAGAAGACACGGATGTGAGGGGAGAAGGACGTGGGGGTCAGCGGCCGATGCTTGGATTTGAAAGTGTGGCGGTTTCTTCTGCCGATGAGATCGTGGTACCGAAAGGGTACACAGCCGAAGTACTCATCGCCTGGGGCGACCCTGTCTCGAATGGGCCAGCGTTCAAACAGGATGCCAGCAACACGGCAGAGGAACAAGCCCGTCAGTGGGGTATGCATAATGATGGGATCGTGTATTTCCCAATTGTCAGGTCGCAGCGTGGCTTGATTGTTCAGAACAATGAATATACAGACGATGGTCTCCTCTTTCCGGACGGTGTGAACAATTGGACGGCGGAGAAGACCAAGAAATCCCTGAATGCTCATGGTGTATCGATTATCGAAGTAGCCAAGCGGATCGGTTTCCACTTTGACTTAGGACGTCGTCGAGGTAAGTGGGATGTCGTGCGACCGTCTCGCTTTGCACGTCGCATTACGGGTATGACCCCGATCGACATCGGTGGCCCTGCAGCCGGCGATTCCCGGTTGGTGACCAGCGACGATCCGACCGGCACGCGTGTGCGCGGCACCCTCAACAACTGTGCTATGGGCTATACCCCCTGGGGGACCTATTTGGCCTGTGAGGAGAATTTCAACGGCTATTTCCGAAAGAACGGCCCGCAAACGACAATGGAAAAGCGCTACGGTATTACGGCGGCAGGGTTCGGCTATCTCTGGCACACAACCGACAAGCGATTTCGTGTCGATGAAGAACCCAATGAGCCCAATCGGTTCGGCTGGGTGGTGGAGATTGATCCATTCAAGCCGCATTCGACCCCGGTGAAACGCACGGCGTTAGGCCGGCTCAAGCACGAAGGGGCCTGGGTGCAGGAGGCGCGGAACGGTCGTGTCGTGGTCTACATGGGTGACGACGAACGAAACGAGTACATCTATGGGGCTGTTGAAAAAAGCGGTGTGCGGCCTCCGGTGAGAGGAGGATGGTCCAAACGACAAGGCGCAGTATAACAACAATTCAAGCACCGCCCCCTTTATTCAACAGTCCCTCTATCGCTATGTCTCCAACCTGCCTTGGCGTCAGGCTCGCCATCAGGGGATCAATCCCCTCGACGATGGCATACTCTACGCCGCCAAGTTCCATGCAGATGGAACCGGAGAATGGTTGCCGCTCGTTCCAGACAATCCGCGTCTCGCCGGATGGTCGTTGAACGACATTCTGATCAATACCCGCGGGGCCGCCGATGCCGCCGGTGCGACCATGATGGATCGCCCCGAATGGATCGATACATTTCCGAAAGATCTGACGGCCATCGCGACGTTGACGAATAACAACCGGCGTGGCTCGACCCCACCGTCGGTCAATAATCCAGATGGGTCTACCGCAGCTGGCTCCGCCCGTCCGCCGGTGGACGTGGCTAATCCGCGCGCCATCAACAACTACGGCCACATCATACGCTGGTACTATCGCCAGGATTGGACGGAACCGACCTTCGGCTGGGATATCTTCGCGCTCTGCGGCGATCCTGCCAACCCGGCTCACGGCTCCACGATCTTCGGGGACAAGTATGGCTCACCAGACGGCATTTATGTCGATCCCAGCGGCTTGCTCTGGGTCCAGACCGATGTGTCAACCTCCACGATCAACGCCGGTGCCTATATCGGTTTCGGCAACAACCAGATGCTCGCGGCGCATCCTGAAACCAGAGAGACCCGACGATTCCTCGTCGGTCCGAGTCAGTGCGAAATTACCGGTGTGTTCATGACGCCGGATCGGCGCACGATGTTCGTCGGGATTCAGCATCCGGGCGAACGACCGGACGACTTGCCGGGTGATCCACTCAATCCCAAGCAGTTTAGCTCCTGGCCTGACGGCCCGAACGGTGGGCGACCCCGGTCGTCCCTGATCGTGGTGACCAAAGACGACGGTGGGAAGATCGGCAGCTGAGATTTCTACACCTGTGGTGGGCCCTTGGACCAAAAGGTCTGAGGGCCTCATCTCCAAGGACGGATGAGATGCAGTCTCGACAACGTATTTCAATGCTACAGTGGGAGGGAGAGGAGTTCGGATATCAGTGCATTGCCAGGCCACAATTCCGTTTAGCGCACATGCCGGTGTCTCCGCTGCCCCGCCCTCCAATAGCCATGCGTCGGCAGATCCTGGTGCGCAATCTATTCAAGTACGTGAAGGAAATTCAGAAGCTCAATGATGGGTATGCTTTGCAGTTTCACCGGTCGGAGAATCTGGAGGATCTGATCGGGATCATGGCGGACTACATTGTGTTTGAAAGCCTGAATTCACCGCAACTCACATTTGCGATCGTTGAAGAACCGCCCACCAAGGCCTTCTGGTTGCAGGTGCGCGGGCTGGAAACTGATGACCACGATGTCACATCGCCGTTGATCTCATCCGATTCTGCTGTGTCTCCTTTGGTCTGAGGCTCAGCACAGCGGGGCACTCCTCGGTCAGCTCTCCTCTATGAGTACTGCGGATCTATTCCAGGTAGACTGATGACGCCCATAGATTGAAGTTCGTGGGCGCCCGGGCCGTACAGATCGTTGGCGTCGGCGGTTCATCAGGATGACATGATCGATGACGTCCCCACAGTGAATACAACGCATCACAGAGAGTTTCGCCCCTCCTTCAACAATAACCTCGAGTACGTTCATGCCGGCACAGCGTGCGCATTGCATAGCCACCTCCTTCATCGAAAGTTGACCTTCCATGTAAGTCGCGCTTGCCCCTTCTGTTGAAAGAAAGGGCAAGCGTGGAGGAGCCAGGCACTGGCTTGGGAGGGCAGGTCGGCTCCCCCGGGGCGTCGTGCGATCCGTCGTCAATGTCCGTAGTGTTGACGCTCCATGCGTGCAAGGCAAGATACGCAAAAGAGCGCATCTGGCTGAACCGTCAGCCGAGCATAAGGAATCGCCTTCCGGCACTGCCGACAGCATCCATAGCTCTTGGTCTGCGTCAATTGCAGAGCGCGCTCAATCCGCTTGAGCCTCGCGATCATTCTCGTCCTTACCTGTATGGCCAGATCTTGCTCGAAATCGTTCGATGCCTGATCGGCAGGGTCTGCATAACATGCTCGTTCGGACGGCGGAACAAGCGAGAAGTTCCACTTGGATAACAGTGAGGTGCGTTGCCGGCTGAGTTCCTCTCTCAATCGTACGCGCTTGGTCATGTGGTTCACTCCCGTGAGCGCGGGCAGTTTGCTGTCTGCGCTCACTCGACTGCCATTTGGTTGTGCAGGAGGGGCCTCCCCATAATCTCTTGAGGCCAGTGATACAGCATGGATGGCAACGTTTGGTTACAGAGAGTTTACACCTATGTAAAAAGTTTCGACGTGGTCTTGTGGAGGCCGTGTTATGGTTGACCACGAGTTGTTGAGGTGATGGGGGAGGTGGAAATCGATATCTCTCGCCATCGCTCGAAGCACGTTGCCGAATTCCAAGGACGACATCTCCACTACGTCATGACGGTCTGTGATCACGCCCACGCATCGTGCCCGACGGATCTCAGAGGGGATGTTCAGTTACATTGGAGGTTTGATGATCCGGCCGATGCACAAGGCTCCGATTCTGATCGCTTACAGGTCTTCCGCCGAGTACGTGATGAGATTGCCGAGCAGGTCAAAAAGTGGTTGCGACCGGTGGATCAATCATCGGAATCTGGTTCAATGTCCTCCCCCAAGGCTCATAACCAGAGGAGACGGAGAAAAGGCGGAGGGATGAGTGAGGTTCGTTATGTCCTTCGCATGTTATCGCCATCGCGACAATGCAGGCGAATTGACTATACTTGAGGTTGATCCAATAATTTGTATCCAAGCGTCTTGACCGAGACAATCGAGTCATTGAGGATGGGCACTTTCAGTTTCAATCGCCGAACATGGACGTCAACGGTTCGCGTCGTTCCATAATAGTCGTAACCCCACACTTCATTAAGCAGTACCTCCCGCGTCAATACCCGTCCAGGGTGACGTAAGAGATGCGCCAGCAGTCCAAACTCCTTCGCTGTGAGCAGCACTTCTTTACCTCTGACCGTCACTTCATGTCGCGTCAGATCCATTTGGAGAAAGCCGTACACTAAGGACGTTGGTTTGTGATCGTTTGTTCGTTCCAGCCGACGGAAGAGGGATTTGACCCGAGCCACCAATGCCTTGGGGCTGAAGGGTTTGGTGACGTAGTCATCGGCTCCGAGCTCCAGTCCGACAACGGTATCGGACTCTTCGTTCTTTGCTGTGAGCATGATGATCGGCAACAGGGCGGTCTCAGGCTTGTATCGGAGTGTTTTACATACCTCCAATCCGTTCAGGTGAGGCAACATGAGATCGAGAATCACCAGATCAGGATGCTCAGATGACACGAGCTTCAACGCTTCAAGACCGGTTGTGGCGAGGCAGGCGTGAAATCCTTCCTTTTCAAGATAATGCTTGACCAACTGTGCAATATCCTGTTCGTCTTCGACGATGAGAATTTTCTTGGGACGTGGTGAACTCACGGAATCTCCCCAATCATTCTTCTTTAGCTTGCACAAGCCACCATACGCTTTCTACGTTACAGGCTTGTTACAAATGGAAGAGATGGGAAGGTGAGGGTGAGAGGGGTGTGAAGCGACCGTTTCAGGCGATCGGTTCATTCAAACGAATGGTATAGAGGTAGTGGTACAGACCCTTACGCGCGAGAAGCTCTGCGTGAGTGCCTTCCTCGACCAATTTCCCCTTATCCAGGACCAGAATTCGGTCGGCCCTCTGGATGGTTGACAGTCGGTGGGCAACGACGAAGGTCGTGCGACCTGCCATGAGGCGATGGAGCGCTTCCTGCACCAGCCGTTCGGATTCGGTGTCCAGCGATGAGGTGGCTTCGTCCAAGAGTAAAATACGAGGATTTTTTATGATGGCCCGAGCGATCGCAATGCGTTGGCGTTGTCCGCCTGACAGGTTGACGCCCTTCTCGCCGACCAGGGTTTGGTATCCATCAGGTAAGCCAAGAATGAAGTCGTGTGCATGCGCGGCTTTGCTGGCTTCCGATACTGCGGCTTCATCCGCGTCCCTTTTTCCGTAGCGAATGTTATCAAGGATGGTTCCTCCAAACAGGATGGTTTCCTGTGGGACCAGTGCAATCTGTTGGTACCAACTGTCAAGGGTCACATCACGCAGATCGTTGCCGTCGATAGTGAGGCGCCCTTCGATCGGATCGTAGAACCGGTGAAGCAGGTTCATCATCGTGGTTTTCCCGGCGCCGGTTGGGCCAACGAAAGCGACCAATTCGCCAGGCTTGGCTTCAAACGACAGGTCGAATAACACCGGATGTTGAGGGCCGTAACCGAAGCTGACTCTCTCGACTCGGACGTGTCCTTCGACGGTGGAGAGACGCTGCGCCGTGGGTTGATCCGCAATTTCTGGTTGTGCATCCAGAATCTCAAAGACCCGTTGCATGGCTCCCTGCGCCTCTTTGAGCTGCGTAAAGATGCGAGCGCCTGCGCTAAATGGGCCGATGAGGATGCCAGCAAAGAGGACGAAGGCGAACAGCTCCCCTGGCGTGACAGTCCCATCGATGACCTGTTGACCGCCGTACCACAGCACCGCTGCTGCCGCGGAAAAGGTGACCAGGCTGATCACGGGAATGAACACGGCCATGATGCCAGCCCGATGCAGCGTAAGGCGAAGCATTTCGCTCACCTGGATGGAGAAGCGGGTTTCCTCTCGCCGTATCTGCACGAATGATTTGACGATTCGAATGCCGGAAATCACTTCTTCGATGAGGGTGCTGAGCGCGGCTGTGTGATCTTGAATCGAGGTGGACAGGGATTTCAGTCTGCGGCCGAATACTTTAGCGACCAGGACCAGCAAGGGGAGCAGGATCAGGATCAGGAGGCAGAGGCGCCAATTCATCATCAATAGAAATGTCATGCCGCCGATGAAGGTCACGAGTTGCTTGACCGTGTCGATCGGGGTTTCTGTGACGATAGATTGAATGACCGCGACGTCGTTCATGACTCGCGACAGCAACTCCCCGGTGCGGCGTCGTGAGAAAAAACTGACCGTCAACGTCTGCAGGTGGGCAAAGAGATGTTGACGAAAGTCGGCGACAATGTGTTGAGAAACCCAGGCCGTCAGGTAGCTGTGGCCCATCGAACAGAGCCCCTGCAGAATCACCAGGCTCAGGAACAGGCCAATCGACCTAGTCATCTGGTCAGCATCGTGCTGAACCGTAATGACATCCCAAAGGGTGCCGGCCAGCCGAACTAAGGCGAGATTGATGAGCGCAACCCCGCTCACTAAGAGCCCGGCCAGCATCAGCCGTGGCACATATGGGCGTATGAACGGCAGGAATCGCTTGAAGATCGACATCGTGATCAGGCGGTGTGTCGGCACGAAATCGTGCCCTCGCTCACGGCAACGCTGAACGAGTACGCTGACGAGGGTGAGAGGAAACGACTAGAGTTGAGCGATCGACTCGATTAGATTCTTATTGATCGCAATGAAATCCGCTCGCTCCTTATCGTCGACAACCACGTCGGTCAGGCTGATAAAGAGACGGGCTTCTTCGTTGATCGCATCGGAGACGCGATGCCGCATCGGAGGGACGAGGAAGTCGCCCACGTAGGTACAATTGACCGTTCGTACGCGGATACGGACTTTCTTCCCTTCGGCCACGGTTCCCTCCTCCGGCCACAACGGTAGAACTTAGCTTTTTCGGCGAAGAAACTTCTGGCGCTGGCGCAGCTTCTTATACTTGTGCTTGCGCATCTTCTTTCGCCGTTTCTTCAGGACGCTTGACATGTTCTGTATCTCCTAAGGAGGGGGAGTCTAAAAGCTTTCCGCTCAAAATGCAAGGTCACGGCGTCTTTTCCCCTTATGCTATACTGCACCACCATGTACCTTGGAAGGATTGAGTTTTTACGGCCTCCAACTATTGTGTGGCTGATCGTGCTTACTGTCGCGATCGTTGGGTGCCCGTCGAAGACCATCCGATACCCAGCAGAGCATGAGCGACTCCTCCGTATCGATCAAGCGGTGGAATCCTTGCGGAGTGCCTATCAACACAAGAATCGGTCCGAGTTCCATGCCCTGCTGTTGCCGATGGATCAGCTGGACGAACTGAAACGGCAGGTCGAAATGGACTTCACAGCCTTTTCCGCCATCTCCCTCGAGTTCAAGATCGAACGCGTCACGCTTGAAAAGGACGATGTCAACGTCCTCATTCATTGGCAAGGAACGTGGAAACGAGACGCTACTGATATGGGGGTCCGACAACGAGGCCTCGCACGGCTGCAATGGGTCGGTACGCACTCGATTCTCCTGCGCGGTGCGCAAGGAGATGTGCCCTTCGGAATGAAGACAAAGCAGCTGTTGGCGGAACCTCCCACATCGCAGACCCTTCCACGATAACGATGCCACGAAGCGCACTGGAAGCAGATTTTCTCGTCATCGGCAGCGGAGTCGCTGGGCTTCGAGCCGCCCTGGACCTCAGTCGAATCGGTCGAGTGATCGTGCT contains:
- a CDS encoding TraR/DksA family transcriptional regulator — translated: MTKRVRLREELSRQRTSLLSKWNFSLVPPSERACYADPADQASNDFEQDLAIQVRTRMIARLKRIERALQLTQTKSYGCCRQCRKAIPYARLTVQPDALFCVSCLARMERQHYGH
- a CDS encoding ABC transporter ATP-binding protein, whose protein sequence is MSIFKRFLPFIRPYVPRLMLAGLLVSGVALINLALVRLAGTLWDVITVQHDADQMTRSIGLFLSLVILQGLCSMGHSYLTAWVSQHIVADFRQHLFAHLQTLTVSFFSRRRTGELLSRVMNDVAVIQSIVTETPIDTVKQLVTFIGGMTFLLMMNWRLCLLILILLPLLVLVAKVFGRRLKSLSTSIQDHTAALSTLIEEVISGIRIVKSFVQIRREETRFSIQVSEMLRLTLHRAGIMAVFIPVISLVTFSAAAAVLWYGGQQVIDGTVTPGELFAFVLFAGILIGPFSAGARIFTQLKEAQGAMQRVFEILDAQPEIADQPTAQRLSTVEGHVRVERVSFGYGPQHPVLFDLSFEAKPGELVAFVGPTGAGKTTMMNLLHRFYDPIEGRLTIDGNDLRDVTLDSWYQQIALVPQETILFGGTILDNIRYGKRDADEAAVSEASKAAHAHDFILGLPDGYQTLVGEKGVNLSGGQRQRIAIARAIIKNPRILLLDEATSSLDTESERLVQEALHRLMAGRTTFVVAHRLSTIQRADRILVLDKGKLVEEGTHAELLARKGLYHYLYTIRLNEPIA
- a CDS encoding response regulator transcription factor, which translates into the protein MSSPRPKKILIVEDEQDIAQLVKHYLEKEGFHACLATTGLEALKLVSSEHPDLVILDLMLPHLNGLEVCKTLRYKPETALLPIIMLTAKNEESDTVVGLELGADDYVTKPFSPKALVARVKSLFRRLERTNDHKPTSLVYGFLQMDLTRHEVTVRGKEVLLTAKEFGLLAHLLRHPGRVLTREVLLNEVWGYDYYGTTRTVDVHVRRLKLKVPILNDSIVSVKTLGYKLLDQPQV
- a CDS encoding AURKAIP1/COX24 domain-containing protein yields the protein MSSVLKKRRKKMRKHKYKKLRQRQKFLRRKS
- a CDS encoding DUF839 domain-containing protein translates to MQQSLYRYVSNLPWRQARHQGINPLDDGILYAAKFHADGTGEWLPLVPDNPRLAGWSLNDILINTRGAADAAGATMMDRPEWIDTFPKDLTAIATLTNNNRRGSTPPSVNNPDGSTAAGSARPPVDVANPRAINNYGHIIRWYYRQDWTEPTFGWDIFALCGDPANPAHGSTIFGDKYGSPDGIYVDPSGLLWVQTDVSTSTINAGAYIGFGNNQMLAAHPETRETRRFLVGPSQCEITGVFMTPDRRTMFVGIQHPGERPDDLPGDPLNPKQFSSWPDGPNGGRPRSSLIVVTKDDGGKIGS
- a CDS encoding DUF839 domain-containing protein, which codes for MSIIDDEGVSNTSGNEHFQDIVDTRLSRRNFLTGGLATAAAVSLSGVEALLNAVPAAAQEIEEAEDTDVRGEGRGGQRPMLGFESVAVSSADEIVVPKGYTAEVLIAWGDPVSNGPAFKQDASNTAEEQARQWGMHNDGIVYFPIVRSQRGLIVQNNEYTDDGLLFPDGVNNWTAEKTKKSLNAHGVSIIEVAKRIGFHFDLGRRRGKWDVVRPSRFARRITGMTPIDIGGPAAGDSRLVTSDDPTGTRVRGTLNNCAMGYTPWGTYLACEENFNGYFRKNGPQTTMEKRYGITAAGFGYLWHTTDKRFRVDEEPNEPNRFGWVVEIDPFKPHSTPVKRTALGRLKHEGAWVQEARNGRVVVYMGDDERNEYIYGAVEKSGVRPPVRGGWSKRQGAV